The Medicago truncatula cultivar Jemalong A17 chromosome 7, MtrunA17r5.0-ANR, whole genome shotgun sequence genome includes the window TCACCGCTCTGATGGGCATCACCGGTGCTGGGAAAACAACTCTGATGGATGTGCTTTCTGGTAGAAAAACTGGTGGATATATTGGTGGGAACATCAAAATTTCCGGCTTTCCAAAGAAGCAAGAAACCTTTGCAAGAATTTCTGGATACTGTGAGCAAACTGATATCCATTCTCCTCATGTTACTGTCTATGAATCTTTGCTCTATTCAGCATGGCTCCGATTGTCCCCTGACATCAATGCTGAAACCAGAAAGGTTAGTATTTTAATCACTTGAGATTTTACCATTAACTGGAATTATTAAgtttaagtttgaaaatgaCTTATGCTTGAAGATGTTCATTGAGGAAGTCATGGAACTTGTGGAACTGAAACCACTGCAAAACGCAATAGTAGGACTACCTGGTGTTAGCGGTCTCTCAACGGAGCAGCGCAAAAGGCTGACTGTTGCAGTTGAGTTGGTTGCTAATCCTTCAATAATATTCATGGATGAGCCAACTTCTGGGCTAGATGCAAGGGCTGCAGCTATTGTTATGAGAACAGTTAGGAACACAGTAGACACTGGAAGAACAGTTGTTTGTACAATCCACCAGCCTAGCATTGATATATTTGAATCTTTTGATGAggtgaaaaataaaaagttgaaaactcaagaaattaaaaacaaattgtttGTTCTCTTGCATTACAATATATTAAATTTctaatattttctcaaaatgaaATGCAGCTTTTACTACTTAAGCAAGGAGGGCAAGAGATATATGTAGGGCCACTTGGACATAATTCTTCCAATTTAATCAATCACTTTGAGGTAGGtagaatatatacacacacacacacacaatgaAAAGTATGAAATTGATTTCGATTTTATGCTTCAAACTATTATCTTCTTCTTAACATTTCAAACTGTAAGCACTTGTCATGAAGGGAATCCAAGGTGTTAGCAAGATCAAAGACGGTTATAATCCAGCAACATGGATGTTGGAAGTCACAAATTCATCTAAAGAAGTGGAATTGGGGATTGATTTTGTAGAGTTGTACAAAAATTCAGAGTTATACAGGTATTTTCACTGGTATACACAATCTAATCAAACTATAGAACCAGAAAATTCAGAGTTATACAGGTATTTTCACTACTATAATTGTTTCAGGATAAACAAAGCACTTATCAAGGAATTGGGTAGTCCAGCACCTTGTTCAAAAGATCTTTATTTTCCTACTCAGTACTCGAGATCCTTTTTTACACAATGTATGGCTTGCTTATGGAAACAACATTGGTCTTATTGGCGCAATCCTGAATATAATGCCATAAGATTTCTGTACTCAACCGCAGTGGCTGTTTTGCTAGGAAGCATGTTTTGGGACCTTAGCTCCAAAATGTAAAATCAAATTGGAAAACTAGAAATTTTTTACGGCTTCAAACTCTTGAATTtgtaaaatttcatttcattattgCAGTGAAAAGGAGCAAGATCTTTTTAATGCCATGGGGTCCATGTATGCTGCTGTTATCCTTATTGGCGTCATGAATGGTAATTCAGTGCAGCCGGTGGTTGCTGTTGAAAGAACGGTCTTTTATAGAGAAAGAGCGGCCGGAATGTATTCAGCTTTTCCATATGCTTTTGGGCAGGCAAGTATCCATAccaatttataaaatatcttCTGGTACCAAGTTTGATGACTTTAATATCGTAAGAACATAACAAAAAACAGTTAATTAGCTTGCATTGCAGGTTGTAATAGAGCTCCCATATGTTTTTGTACAAGCTGTGGTCTATGGCATTATAGTGTATGCGATGATTGGTTTTGAGTGGTCTATGGTTAAAGTTTTGTGGTGCCTATTCTTCTTGTTTTTCACCTTTCTCTACTACACTTACTATGGGATGATGTCAGTGGCCTTGACCCCAAACAATCACATTTCCATTATAGTTTCCTCAGCATTCTACTCAATATGGAATCTCTTCTCAGGATTCATAGTCCCAAGACCAGTAAGTTTTTACTTCCTCAAATTCTTGGTGCATTTTAATttcatagtttttgtttttaaggttTCAGTTCATTAGTAAGAGTTTGACATTGTAAACTCAGAGGATAGTCAGAGATGGTTGTAAAATAGTAATTagtgtcattttaattaataatagtctgattttgtaaaaaaaaaaatcttggtgCCTTTGGCTAACAGAGTATTCCAGTGTGGTGGAGGTGGTACAGTTGGGCAAATCCAATGGCATGGAGTTTGTATGGATTGGCGGCTTCACAATAtggagatttaaaaaaaaacattgaatccAATGATGGAAGCCAAACCGTGGAAGAATTTTTGAGAAACTACTTTGGTTTCAAGCCTGATTTTCTAGGAGTGGTTGCTCTTGTCaatgttgcatttccaataGCATTTGCTTTGGTGTTTTCCATAGCaattaagatgtttaatttCCAAAGGCGTTAAGAACATTcggatttttctttttgtatagGAGTTCCATCTAAAGAAGAAAATATCCCACAaccattattatattttctttattactAATTAAATATTGTATCATAGTTCGAGATTAGATAATCTAAGTGACATGTGATACGGCTTCGATaaagttgcatatgttgtttATCCTTATGAAATTAGGATCTTTTCACAAGAGCTTTGTTAGAATGTCTGCCTATTGATCTCGTTGATAACATTTTCCCTTACATTTATACTGCATGTGTGTAGAATTGGattgtgtgtgtgagagagagagcaCACCTAAATGATCACAGAGAAACCTTGGAGTTTGATGTTTGACCCTTAATTCTCGTAATAATGAATGAAGCAATAGAATTTCTGCATTATAGCATGTTCTAAATTCCTAATCTCTGCTTTAACACTTGACCTTGCAACTATTGTCTAATACTTTTAAACCTTGGTAAAAATCATCAAGTAGGCCTTATGATCAAATTTTCCAGCAATGACATAGGCACATCAAAGAGAacaaaccaacaacaaaaaacaaatgcaagagaaaaaacaaaccaaaaggTTAGTATACATTTTGCTCTTGTCAAACAGTGTTGGAAGCCAAACTGTGGAAGGTTTTCTGAGAAATTACTTTGGTTTCAAGAATGATTTTCTAGGAGTAGTTGCTCTTGTCaatgttgcatttccaatagtttttgctttgttttttccTATATCAATAAAGATGTTTAGTTTCCAAAGGCGTTAAGAACattcaatttttgtattttctttatttacCAGTTAATATTGTATCATAGCTCGAGATTGGATAGTCTAAGTGACATTTGATACGGCTGTTATACgattaaatatgttatttgtCCTTATGAAATTAGTATATTTAGTTTGTTAAAAGGATCATgagcatattttttttaaacaagggCTTTGTTAGCATGTCTGCCTATTGATCTGGAGCTGATATATGAGTGTTTAAGAAAGTCTCGTGGATTTTAATATACTTTGCACGATTTTAATGAAGGATTTGAAATCAATTTATAGATTCATAAGATTTCAAAAgacttagagtgtgtttggatgaggtaattgagaaattttaaagaatttagaattctaggcaatttaaatgattcaattaaattactttcatttttcaattcttttgtttggatgaagtaataaaaaaaattcattgtcatatttttgggcaacttttataaattttaatttttttgggccaaatttgaaaattgaaattaggggtcaaaatgtaaatttcaaaaaattgaggggtcaaattataatttttgaaaattttgagggaccaatttgcaattttttggaaatttattggggtcaatttgaaatttttggaaaatttgaggaccaaaatgaaaaataacaacaatgaataaatttgaaattcttagcttttaggtgttatttgaaattctctaaatttaacttgaacaaaatacttcataaatttccatcattttgaaaatgcttcaaattattatccaaacaatggaattcaccccaaagtatttgaattcccttaaaacaatacattccctcaaaacattcccccatccaaacacactcttaaggAATAAGAGAAATTTCGACAGAAGCTATAATTAGTCATTTGTAATAGCTACTGCATGAATGAGCTTCTTTCTTAGAAGATTCGACAGAAGCAACCTGatccttcaaaattttatgCTCTTCCTGGAATACTATAgacttgaaaataatttgattttcacatatttaatcccaacaattgaatttttaattgcCACCATGTACATCTGAGCAGgactaaataaaattttgattttttttttgtttggaaaatgTGTGCCTAAGGATATAttttaatgaaacaaaaaaaaaagtaattctgtataaaaaaattatataattattatttgagaataatttaatttgtatttttaagataGAACTTTCTATTATGGATTTCTTAAGTACTGCTTAGCattacattttgtttttttcttttcttttcatgttCCTTAGATACGGCATGATTTTCCCCCACAACAGCAAGATATTGAAATCTCATTGATAGAGAAAGATATTGAAACTCTACATTAgatctaaatttaaaaattaacaaatcttATGAAAAGCACCTAAATAAAATGTGTCTAagttttatcctttaaaaaaatataatagacaAGATCTGCTGATTGAAACCATATGAAGGAAAccaatgcattttttattttttattattattacgtGTGCACGTATACCTTATTTTtgtcttaaaataaaaataaaaataaaactatgtcTATTGGTCTTTGTACCAAGTAAACAAAAAGGACTATTGGACTAACACAAGCAGAACCTAAGAAAGTCAACTTAAGTGGTTCCATATTTTGTTTAGTATTTTAAGCTTCTCAAGACATAATCAATGATGTCAGTTAGGTAATTAGACCATTGTTTTTCCTAAAATTgatactcccttcgtcccagTTTAACTGAGTTAGTTGACTATTTTACACAGATAAAGAAAAgtgtataaatgaaagagagaacAATCGTTTTGAGTGCATTTGTCAAGTATTTGTgtattcttctttatcataaatgtaaagtagaatatattgaatttggAGTGGtgaaaatagtattaattagagttataattgaaaaagggtaattaatattgtattgaaaagtgaaatggttaaatatttttgagacaatattttttacaaatggcTCAGTTATTATAATGTTACCTACAGGAACAAAAAACATATGAACATCAGCTATGTCACTCCAACATGTAAAAAAGGAAAAGGGTCATTTTTGACTGCAGAAAACAACACCAACAGAAATAAACTGAAGCAACTTTAGCAAATAGCTGATGATTTTTAATACCATTTTCTCCAAATTTGTTGTTAGTTACTAGGACCAATTGGATTTTGACTAGTGGTAATGATGGGGGGTGGAGGTAGTTCATCAATTTGGAGGAACAGTGATGCTGCTCagattttttcaaattcttttcaccaagaagatgatgaagaagctcTTAAATGGGCTGCAATTCAGAAACTTCCTACTTTTGAACGTTTGAGGAAAGGTTTGCTTACTTCACTTCAAGGGGAAGCCACCGAGGTTGATGTTGAGAAGCTTGGGTTGCAAGTAAGAAAAGATTTGCTTGAAAGACTTGTTAGACTTGCTGAAGAGGACAATGAGAAGTTTCTGCTCAAACTTAAGGATCGCATGGACaggttcaaattcaattttattttgttcctCAGGGGATGTTAAAAGAGTGCTTTTAAAATACACTAATTTCTTTGCTTATCATTCTTTTCTTGTTCATTGATGATATCAGAGTTGGAATTGATCTTCCTACCATAGAGGTTCGATTCGAGCATTTGAATATCGAAGCAGAAGCTCATGTAGGAAGCATATCTTTGCCTACCTTCACTAACTTCATGGTTAATATAGTAGAGGTAAAGtactaaaatttgaaaatagtaCTAACTTgctatgtgattttttttatattgaaggGGATTCTAACTAAACATTTtggtttctgttttttttacattttaattaactttaaaGAGTCTATTGAACTCTCTTCATGTACTTCCAAGTAGAAAGCAACGTCTAAATATTCTCAAGGATGTTAGTGGAATAATAAAGCCTTCAAGGTATCAATACATTTACTGTTCCATTCATTGATTTCTCTAGGCACCTTTTGAACAAATATAACTAATTtcaatttgctttttttttttccttcagaaTGACGTTGCTTTTGGGCCCTCCAAGTTCTGGAAAAACGACACTCCTTTTGGCTTTGGCCGGAAAACTTGATCCAAAATTGAAGGTTAGAACATTAAAACGAAGATGAACACACCTCTCTCTTATCtatgttttctattttatctataGTTTCCAATCTAACTAGATCTATAGCTAAAATACTAATAATGTGTGACTTGACTTCATGATCAGTTTTCTGGAAGGGTGACTTATAATGGTCATGAGATGAGTGAATTTGTCCCCCAAAGAACTGCTGCTTATGTGGATCAAAATGATCTTCACATTGGAGAATTGACTGTTAGAGAAACATTGGCCTTCTCGGCAAGAGTCCAAGGAGTTGGACCTCAATATGGTTGGTCTACAAGATTTCTTTATACTTATATTCATTATTGAATACACAAGCTGAAGTATTAAGGCTTTCTTTcaataaacagcttaattaatcGCTTATATAATAAATgtttaatattgtaaaaaataatcttaGCATGTAATCgattatgtataagctatttcagTAACAAAAGATAgagtcaaactgttttcatataagctgttttcaaaagCTATCCTGACGaccttatggaaataagctgaaagcaacttatggacatgtcataaactGTTTCCATGAACTCtaccaaacagtctcacaagtaaTTATTccagtagataagttcaaacAAGCCCTAAATTAGAAAGTTTTGACCACGTGTAATATTGTTGACATTCTGCAGACTTGCTAgcagaattgtccagaagagaAAAAGATGCAAATATCAAGCCTGATCCAGATATTGATGTGTACATGAAAGtaatataaaatttcttttcaacTCAGTggatcatttatttattttccatacAGATATATATTACTGATATTAAAGTGGCTGTCATTATGATTCATAATGCTCACAGGTTGTAGCAATTGAAGGCCAGAAGGAAAATTTGATAACAGATTATGTCCTAAGGGTAAAGTAATTTATACTTTCATATCTAATCTCACCATAACTACATTTTAATATTATGTTTTGAAGTCTCTCTTGTTTCTTTGCTATACATTTGTAGGTTTTGGGACTAGAGATATGTGCTGATACTGTTGTGGGAAATGCAATGATAAGAGGTATCTCTGGCGGACAAAAGAAACGCCTTACAACAGGTAAAACAAATCTGATTTAAATCTAACACGCGTTGTGATTAATTACGTCAATAAACTGATTATTAGGAATCTATAGGGGAGATGTTGGTTGGACCAACTAAAGCTTTATTCATGGATGAAATATCTACTGGTTTGGATAGCTCAACAACTTTTCAAATTGTGAATTCAATGAAGCAATATGTCCACATTCTCAAAGGAACCGCGGTGATCTCACTCCTGCAGCCGCCACCAGAAACTTACAATCTATTCGACGACATTATTCTACTCTCTGATAGTCACATTATATACCAAGGTCCTCGGGAACACGTGcttgaatttttcaaatcaaTTGGTTTTAAATGTCCAAATAGGAAAGGAGTGGCAGATTTTTTGCAAGAAGTGAGTGTCATTGTGTCTTCTCtcatttttatataaacaaaGTTTCATTTATCTATAATATACGATagcaatttaaatttttctatgGAAATTATTATGTTATAGGTGACATCAAGGAAAGATCAAGAGCAGTACTGGCAACACAAAGATCAACAATATAGATTTGTCACAGCTGAAGAGTTTTCTGAGGCATTTCAATCATTTCATGTTTGCAGAAGACTTGGTGATGAACTTGGTACTGAATTTGACAAGTCTAAGAGCCACCCAGCCGCTTTGACAACAAAGAAATATGGAGTTGGAAAATTTGAACTGTTAAAAGCTTGTTCATCAAGAGAATATTTACTTATGAAGCGCAATTCATTTGTCTACATCTTCCAGCTTTGCCAAGTAAGTTTGGAAATGAGAAATTTCCATTTTTAACATTATGTTCTGACCTCAAATCTGttgtattgttttatttatttaaaatatatacagCAAGCTTGTTCATCAAGAGAATATCGACTGTGGGAATTGTGTATGCCCTCTATCCCCAAGTCATGCGGGGCATTTTTGGTGTATGGATCACattaaatatcatataataCTACTAAAATCCATCATTGATGACTTCCTTCTCATTTTAGCTTGCTGTAATGGCAATGATAGCCATGACCGTCTTCCTCCGAACAGAAATGCGCAAAGATTCTGTGGCGCATGGAGGTATATATGTAGGTGCGTTGTTCTTTGGCGTCGTTGTGATCATGTTTATTGGAATGGCTGAACTTTCCATGGTAGTTTCAAGGCTTCCTATTTTCTACAAGCAAAGGGGGTGCCTTTTTTTCCCTCCATGGGCATATTCTCTTCCTTCGTGGATCCTAAAAATCCCCTTGACTTGTTTGGAAGTGGCTGTTTGGGTATTTCTCACTTACTATGTCATTGGTTTTGATCCATATATTGGAAGGTAAGGGTCATATGTGTTTATAAGTCCCAGTGTACTTGTGATTTGTGCCGAGTATGGATAAACAgtttaattaagcacttaaagCATAAGCGCtaatgtataagctatttctacaataagattaaataaatagaagtcaaattgttttcgtaAGCTCTTCTAAAGAGTCTCTTGTATGtgtttatgtcagtagataaactcaaataagccaatacAATCAAGCCcttgatatattatttttccCTTGTATCATTGTCTATTCTTATCTTACTAAACAAATAATGATATGCATTTGTCTATATACTTCCTAATGCAGATTTTTCAGACAATACCTTATTCTTGTACTAGTACACCAGATGGCTGCTGCATTGTTCAGATTCGTTGCAGCAGTTGGGAGGGACATGACAGTGGCTCTAACATTTGTATCATTTGCAATTGCCATCCTTTTTTCAATGAGTGGTTTTGTTCTATCAAAAGGTACTATAATAATTACggatacaaaacaaaaaaaacaatcacaGTGTTTGTCTCACTATGTTCTATACTAagatttctctcttttctttgcTTTATGCTGCTCATAGACAGTATAAAAAAATGGTGGATTTGGGGATTTTGGATATCACCTTTGATGTATGGACAAAATGCCATGGTAATTAATGAGTTCCTTGGGAATAAATGGAAACATGTAAGTCTTTTACTATTTCATATTCATATGTTCATTTTCTCTGACTTCCTtatcatataaatcatcttGTGTACCACCAAGGTCTGGTGCAAGTGCTTGGTTCGTTGTGTGTGTGAGTGTTGTAAACTCCAGAGTACCGAATTTAATTCTTActcatcaaaaaatataaatagtctgatgattttgatatgatttCTTATGAAAGGTTCTTCCTAACTCAACCGAATCACTAGGAGTTGAAGTTTTGAAATCTCGCAGTTTCTTTACTGAGACATATTGGTATTGGATATGTGTTGGTGCTTTGATTGGATATACATTACTTTTCAACTTTGGATATATCCTTGCTCTCACTTTCTTGAATCGTGAGTATcttcaccttagatgtatgatAAAACAGATGAGACTACAGTTCGTGTACTGATAATCTTCAAAATTGATCATGTAGCACTTGGGAAGCATCAAACTGTTATTCCAGATGAATCTCAAAGCAATGAGCAAATTGGTGGTAGCCGGAAAAGAACTAATGTATTGAAATTCATAAAGGAAAGTTTTTCAAAGCTCTCAAACAAAGGTACTTTCATCTCATAACTACCGACAATGTAGTAAGGTCTACTCTTTGtaccaaaatataagcaaaaaagaccaacttttatgctattattgtgttgtttcaaaaaattaatcttttccaaagtaaaattaaatgcaaattgtattcaatttgttctcctttCTATTTTCTCGATAATGTGAATTTcttaacatgaagtattgaacATAACAACACACCACAAACTTTGATGGTATTGAATGATTTTCGGTCTTATACGGTTTTTTGTTGTCcagtccttcattttttagcagatcaaatcaaacgcaccctaagAGTCTAGatgagtaattttttattttcaattcacaTAACATTATGGATAACATTGGAGCTACTTCACAGTGAAAAAAGGAGAAAGTAGAAGTGGAAGCATCTCTCCTAGTAGACAAGAAATAATTGCTGCGGAAACAAATCATAGTAGGAAAAAGGGAATGGTTCTTCCTTTTGAACCACATTCTATAACCTTTGATGAAGTTACATATTCTATAGACATGCCGCAGGTAATCTAGAAACCAATtgaataaaaagttaaatttcgATACACTGTCAATGTAAAAAGCAAATCACACTCAATTACATGAGTAACTTTAGGAATAGTTATTGTTAACAATATAGctacaaaataaagaaagaatgcaaaataaataaagagagaatGGGAACAACAATGGAGGCAAGGGTTTCATAGAATAGCATTAACTTGACATTACAAAAGGTTACaggagaatatatatataaatcctAATGGGCTGCTAACTTAagagaatatatataaaaaacaatgggctctgttatcatggtttttgggtgccaagccattaattggacttgaaccttttgaccgttgatatctctcttttttcttgggaagggcaaaattgagaaaaaacccttagattctaagttcgggggtcgttttcgctacgggaaggtgttaggcacccggagcgattatggtattccataagaaccgttctcctaagcttatttctacgctttatttttattgcctactttattgaaagaagttttatttgagtgaagaatggaggtgagaagaagtagaattttattttatttcggcttggaggggttaaagtcccttgcctacgtaccgttttacgggatcaaaaccggcgtagttcttgctaaaaagacttgttgtttttttgttttaattgtttgattttaaattttgaaaatgattttgaagaaggggattgagaggcttcatgagcattagagtatgaaaaagtgagggtttgtttagtgattttgcaaaaaggtctaaatgattagacttatttgagaattttattaagaaaataaaaggtgaaaagttgttggagttttgactccatttttatgaaaaatatttgaagcgagtttgtttgcatattttttggaaaaaagttgaattttctctaagtgtttaaacctaagcattcatctaaccgtgcaatcctaggcatacatctacacacgcaatcctaggcatacatctagggtgagtgtgtgcgtgccggtgcgccatagtgtccatagtccatattacaagaattgcctaaatacattctatggcctctttgccaagctacaaaccaatgataacaaattacatcaccgaatgaattaaaacttgcaaaaataaaggcTAAGCTAAAAAAAGTGGtggagatagtgaaatgctatgaaatgtatggcacatgaaatgaaatggttagtaatcataaagcacaaaatagtaggaaataaacaaCAAGAAATTGCATAAGAATGGCAAAAAggaagtaataaagtggtaaaaacctaagaaaatttgatatgatacctaaatgtgcttgtgacccataattctcacattatggcaattttgaaagagattttgtttcaaatcatgatgtgaaattaatagagacacatgcaagcaaagtatcacaccaaattcatagaggaatttgacactttattccttaagacaaacacttgttgcttgcaaaacaagaaatttacaaaatcatatccaaaaacagcaaaaaaggGCACATgaccagaggcatattcatcacaagattgggtatcatttattcatgtcacatatcaaagtgtcaagaataaaaacataaccaaaataataccaaaaatgtaaaaacacatggaaattaattcatgccattttaccattttttttacatgcaaaacaccatagaaataccaaaaatatatcaagaaacaactaggatttttaggaatttttgtaaaaaaatgtgagcaagcaacaggttcagatagcaaggaaaacagtgcaaatagcaaaaaaaacaaaaacgtaGAAAGAAACTTAAGCCCAACCCAAAACCCACTgggcctggatcatccaaaggcctcaggGGCGTTAGATTGATCCAGACctagatctgacggttcaaagcAAGCAGCGCATGGTAACACAGATCAAGCACACGGAAGCAGAgcatcacagccattcaaacgtaaaaaccctagatcctacggtccaggatgaaaacaaaatgaaccggaccggttcaggcgTCTATATAAGCATATGGACACCGGTCCAGTTCATTTCTTCcatctccctctctctctaaacttctctcttctctcgcctctctctaaaaactcaccgccggtgaggatgaagctacggcggagaccttgaaggtccgccggaaacttcatcttctccggcgagcctATGAACTCTCCGGTGACCTAactttccagaattcaaagattttcacatcaaacgattcgtcctttaaccctaaacacgaatccagcaaagattttctcaaacacagcttgaaacgacgtagatctgaaAATcttcgtacggttttgaaactaattttttgatcttttttgaaagaaaacgtttaTACCTttaaggatctacatcgtttcgtcgttcatcacttctctggtgcttgttcttgctttcaaaacttggatccttatggatctaggttttggtgtttacggttatgactttatctttgtgattctggaaaatttagATCTGTTTGTTCGTTTTCATGCAGGTTTAACCGTGATTATAactttttaaagagaaaaatgagttttacctgagttttggttgaaacttttgatagagaaaatcttcggaaaacttgaatgttctttgACGAATCTTTGATTTTctctggaccgaaaataaatcggtttaccggttctgtttcttcatcttctccgattccttctctacttctctctctgtgattacgtgcttgagcttgcttcttgCTTCTTAGATCCGCGTGAGAGAATtcctgtgatcagtgcttgagcttgcttcaatgtgagctcgcacttagAATTGCAGGAGAATCTTcaatccagtgatgaagattcacacgaatctctgaggattgatgtgaaaTTCGTTGATTTCTGATGAACTTTTGAGTttctggaaacggtt containing:
- the LOC11441484 gene encoding pleiotropic drug resistance protein 1 isoform X1 — its product is MMGGGGSSSIWRNSDAAQIFSNSFHQEDDEEALKWAAIQKLPTFERLRKGLLTSLQGEATEVDVEKLGLQVRKDLLERLVRLAEEDNEKFLLKLKDRMDRVGIDLPTIEVRFEHLNIEAEAHVGSISLPTFTNFMVNIVESLLNSLHVLPSRKQRLNILKDVSGIIKPSRMTLLLGPPSSGKTTLLLALAGKLDPKLKFSGRVTYNGHEMSEFVPQRTAAYVDQNDLHIGELTVRETLAFSARVQGVGPQYDLLAELSRREKDANIKPDPDIDVYMKVVAIEGQKENLITDYVLRVLGLEICADTVVGNAMIRGISGGQKKRLTTGEMLVGPTKALFMDEISTGLDSSTTFQIVNSMKQYVHILKGTAVISLLQPPPETYNLFDDIILLSDSHIIYQGPREHVLEFFKSIGFKCPNRKGVADFLQEVTSRKDQEQYWQHKDQQYRFVTAEEFSEAFQSFHVCRRLGDELGTEFDKSKSHPAALTTKKYGVGKFELLKACSSREYLLMKRNSFVYIFQLCQLAVMAMIAMTVFLRTEMRKDSVAHGGIYVGALFFGVVVIMFIGMAELSMVVSRLPIFYKQRGCLFFPPWAYSLPSWILKIPLTCLEVAVWVFLTYYVIGFDPYIGRFFRQYLILVLVHQMAAALFRFVAAVGRDMTVALTFVSFAIAILFSMSGFVLSKDSIKKWWIWGFWISPLMYGQNAMVINEFLGNKWKHVLPNSTESLGVEVLKSRSFFTETYWYWICVGALIGYTLLFNFGYILALTFLNPLGKHQTVIPDESQSNEQIGGSRKRTNVLKFIKESFSKLSNKVKKGESRSGSISPSRQEIIAAETNHSRKKGMVLPFEPHSITFDEVTYSIDMPQEMKNRGVLEDKLVLLKGVSGAFRPGVLTALMGITGAGKTTLMDVLSGRKTGGYIGGNITISGYPKKQETFARISGYCEQTDIHSPYVTVYESLLYPTWLRLSPDINAETRKMFVEEVMELVELKPLRNALVGLPGVCGLSMEQRKRLTVAVELVANPSIIFMDEPTSGLDARAAAVVMRTVRNTVDTGRTVVCTIHQPSIDIFESFDELLLLKQGGQEIYVGPLGHNSSNLINHFEGIQGVRKIKDGYNPATWMLEVTTSSKERELGIDFAELYKNSELYRINKALVKELSAPAPCSKDLYFPSQYSRSFFTQCMACLWKQHWSYWRNPEYNAIRFLYSTAVAVLLGSMFWDLGSKIEKEQDLFNAMGSMYSAVILIGVMNCNSVQPVVVVERTVFYRERAAGMYSTFPYAFGQVLIELPYVFVQAVVYGIIVYAMIGLEWSVVKFSYFLFFMYFTFLYYTYYGMMSVALTPNNHISIIVSSAFYSIWNLFSGFIVPRPSIPVWWRWYSWANPIAWSLYGLVASQYGDVKQNIETSDGRQTVEEFLRNYFGFKHDFLGVVALVNVAFPIAFALVFAIAIKMFNFQRR